One Numenius arquata chromosome 9, bNumArq3.hap1.1, whole genome shotgun sequence DNA window includes the following coding sequences:
- the TNFSF10 gene encoding tumor necrosis factor ligand superfamily member 10: MMLPAAGPSPGQTCGVVLVAAVLLQSVCVAVTFLYFTNELKQLRDTYSKSGIACLTGEEMGNFIQNLDLTEIEDREADPCWQVKWHLGKLIKKMMARSYEENISAVNADRALTLSHSDGQPPLNRIAAHLTGNSNRRSSLSPRIDSLPRRGSGHKISNWESSRRGHSFLYNVELRNGELVIPQTGFYYIYSQIYFRFRENENEDSDLLAQIRNPKQLVQYVYKLTNYPEPILLMKSARTSCWSKKAEYGLYSIYQGGVFQLKRDDRIFVSVSNSDIVDMDKEASFFGAFMIS, from the exons ATGATGCTGCCCGCGGCCGGTCCCAGCCCCGGGCAGACCTGCGGGGTCGTGCTGGTGGCCGCCGTGCTCCTGCAGTCCGTCTGCGTGGCCGTCACTTTCCTCTACTTCACCAACGAGCTCAAACAG ctCCGGGATACCTACTCCAAGAGCGGCATTGCTTGTCTCACCGGGGAGGAAATGGGAAATTTCATCCAAAACCTGGATCTAACTGAAATCGAAGACAGAGAGGCTGATCCCTGCTGGCAAGTAAAGTGGCACCTGGGAAAGTTAATTAAAAAG ATGATGGCGAGAAGCTACGAGGAAAACATATCTGCAGTCAACG CTGACCGAGCCCTGACGCTGTCGCACTCCGATGGGCAGCCACCCCTCAACAGGATCGCAGCGCATCTGACGGGCAACAGCAACAGGAGGAGCTCCCTCTCCCCACGCA tagATTCCTTGCCCAGAAGAGGGAGCGGGCACAAAATAAGCAACTGGGAATCGTCGAGGAGAGGCCACTCTTTCCTCTACAACGTGGAGCTGAGAAACGGCGAGTTGGTGATCCCCCAAACGGGCTTTTATTACATCTACTCACAAATCTATTTTCGTTTCCGTGAAAACGAGAACGAGGATTCAGATTTGCTGGCACAAATCAGGAACCCCAAACAGCTCGTCCAGTATGTTTACAAACTGACTAATTACCCAGAGCCCATTTTGCTCATGAAAAGTGCAAGAACAAGCTGCTGGTCCAAAAAGGCAGAATATGGACTTTATTCCATCTACCAAGGTGGTGTGTTTCAGCTGAAAAGAGATGACAGGATTTTTGTCTCTGTCAGTAACAGTGACATAGTTGACATGGACAAAGAAGCAAGTTTTTTTGGAGCCTTTATGATCAGTTAA